The nucleotide sequence ATGACGTCCATTCCTTGTAGGTAAAACACAATCAAACATATCCACCCCAAGAGCAATTCCTTCTAAAATATCTACAGGATTTCCAACTCCCATTAAATATCTGGGTTTTTCCTTAGGCAAAATGTCTGTTAGTAAATCAGTCATATTATGTGTTTGCTCTTTTTCTTCTCCTAAACTTAATCCACCTATTCCATATCCTTCAGGTTCTAACAAGGATATTTCTTCTGCAGAATATTTTCTTAGATCCCTGTAAATACTTCCTTGGATAATAGGAAAGAAACCTTGCTTATAATCATATATTTCTGGATTTTTTTTTAAATAATAATAACATTTTTTTAACCAACGATGTGTTTTATTTACGGATTTTTTAGCTTCTTCGTGACTACAGGGAAAAGGAGGACAATCATCAAAAGCCATAATAATGTCTCCACCTATAAAACGCTGAATTCTCATAGATTTTTCAGGAGAAAAAAAATGAAAAGATCCATTTATAATAGATTTAAATAAAACTCCATCTTCAGTAATTTTATTTAATTTTTTCATAGAAAAAATCTGAAATCCTCCACTATCTGTCAAGATAGATTTATTCCAATTCAAAAAAGAATGAATTCCTCCGGCTTTATGTAACACTTCAATACCGGGTTGTAAATGTAAATGATAGGTATTTCCAAGAATGATTTTACATACTTTATAAAGTTCATGTGTTGGAACAGATTTTACATAACCTTTTGAAGCAACTGGCATAAAAATAGGTGTTTCTATTTTACCATGATCTGTTTCTAAAATTCCTATTCTTGCTTTAGAAGATATGTCTGTTTTAATTAAATTAAATTTCATTGCAACATATATAGTTTAGTTATAAAACATATAATTTCGCCTACATACACCTATACCATGTATAAAAATGAATTTTCAATATCATCATAAACCAGTTCTGATCAAAGAAAGTATAGAAAATTTAATTACAGATCAAAACGGTATTTATGTAGACGCCACATTTGGAGGAGGGGGGCATTCTTATGAACTTCTAAAAAAGTTAAATAAAAAAGCAACTTTGATAGCTTTAGACCAGGACAAGGAATCCATAAAAAAAAATTGGATCAAAGATAAACGTTTTCATCTATTTCACAATAATTTTATTCATATACGTGATATTTTGAATCAAAATTGTATAGATAAAGTATCAGGAATATTAGTGGATTTAGGGATTTCCTCTTATCAAATAGACAATCCTATAAGAGGTTTTTCTAATCGATTTAATTGTATTTTAGATATGAGAATGAATCAAGAATCTTTTTATTCCGCTCAAAATGTTCTAAATGAATCCTCAAAAGAAAAATTATTTCATATATTTTCTGAATATGGAGAATTTAAAAATGCAAAAAAAATTGTAAATAAAATATTAAAAAAACGTTTGATAAAAAATATTACGACTACTTTGGATTTAACTCACATTTTTTTTATCAAAGGATCTTTTAAAAAAAGAAAAAGATTTTTTTCTAGACTTTTTCAATCTATACGAATAGAGGTTAATAATGAAATAAATATTTTAAAGAATTTTTTACTAGAATCTTCTAAAATTATTTTTCCAAAGGGAAGAATAGCTGTGATTTCATATCATTCAATAGAAGATAGAATTATTAAATATTTTTTAAAAAAGGGAATTATAATAAATAAAATAAATTTGAACCCCCTTCCATTTAGAATGATTCATAAAAAAGTAATTAAACCGAGTTATCAAGAAATTATAAAAAATCCACGATCTAGAAGCGCTAGATTAAGAATTGCAGAAAAGATTTAAAAATAATGTTCTTCATGAAAAAAAATATACAATATATCCTGAAAGGAAAATTTTTAGTAAAAGAAGATGCTTATCGTAGTTGGAATTTTATTGTTTTTATTACAATTTTATCTTTAATTAGTATTACTAGTTCACATATGATGGATCGTAAAATTAGAAAAATAACTAAAATTAGTGAAGAAATAAAAGAATTGAAATCTGAGTATGCAGATATACATAGTAAATGTATGAAAATGCAATTGGCCTCTTTTATAAGAAAAAAATTAGTTAATGGATTAAAATATTTAGAATCTCCTCCATATGAATTAGTTATAGAAAATCATACACAAGAAAATAAATAATGAGACAAAAAAGGTATATTTTATTATATAAATCTTATTTAATTGGTTTCCTATTTATATTTATTGCAGCATTAATTATTTTCAATTTATTTTATATACAAAATTACTCAGAAGGATACAAAAAATATGTTATAGAAAAAACGATTAGAACCAATTTGATTAAGGCTAAACGTGGAAATATTTATGCAGCAGATAGTAGTATTTTAGCGATGTCTGTCATAAGATACGATATTCACATTGATTTTAGATCTATATCTGAAAAATTATTTCAAGAAAATGTTTATTCTTTATGTAATTCTTTGGAAAATTTATTCAAAAAACCAAAACTTTTTTTCTATAAAAAATTTCAATCCGAAAAAAAAAAGAGAAATAGATATTTTTTATTAGCAAAAAATTTAGATTATCCACATTTTAAAATATTACGAAATTTTCCCATTTTTAATAAAGGTCAAATACGAGGTGGTTTTATTGTAGAAAAAAAAATATGTAGAATTCATACATTGGAAAATATTGGAAAAAGAACATTAGGATATGATGATCATAGAGGGAAAGCCGGATTAGAAGGGGCTTTTAGCAAATATTTAAAAGGAAAAGATGGAAAAAGATTAGAACAACGTATTAGTTCTAATATATGGAAACCACTGAAATCAGAAAACGATGTTAATCCAGAAGATGGAAGAGACGTTTATTCCACTATAGATATATATTTACAAGACATCGCATACCATGCATTACTTCAAGAACTATCTGTTTCTCAAGCACATCATGGATGTGTAATTTTAATGGATGTAAAAACTGGAGAAATTCCTGCTATGATCAATCTAGAAAAAACAAAAAAAAATACTTATGAAGATTTAAGAAATTTCGCAGTATGGGAAGGCACAGAGCCTGGATCTACTTTCAAAACAATGTCTATTCTTGCAGCTTTAGAAGATAAAAAAATAGATGTAAATATGATTGTAAACACCAAAGGTGGAGTCATGATATTAAGGGGAAAAAAAATACGAGATAGTCATTATAATGGATACGTAGAAATGAATCCAAAACAAATTTTAGAACGATCTTCAAATGTAGGTATAGCAAAAATTATTTACGAAAATTATAAAGAAAATCCTGAAAAATTCATAAAACATTTACAGAAATGGAAATTGGACAGAAAGATAGGAATAGATATCCCAGGAGAAAGTATGCCTTTTATTCCAAAACCTGGAGGGAAAAATTGGAGTAGTATTACCTTGCCATGGATGACTTTTGGATATAATATAAAATTAACTCCTTTACAAATACTTACTTTTTATAATGCTATTGCGAACCAAGGAAAAATGGTGAAACCTTTATTTATTAGAGAAATAAAATATCATGGAAAAAGCATAAAAAAATACACAAAACCTATTATTATGAATCCTTCTATAGCTAAAAAATATTCTTTAATTCAAGTCCAGAATATGTTGGAAGGGGTCGTAAAAAATGGAACAGCCAAAAAATATTATAACCCAGAATATCCTTATGCTGGAAAAACAGGAACAACACAGTTAAATTATTGGATAAAAGGGAAACCTTTATCTTATAATAGTTCTTTTGTCGGATATTTTCCTGCAAAAAATCCAAAATATTCTTGCATCGTAGTGATTTCAAAACCGGAAAAAGGATACTATGGAATTGAAGTCGCCGTTCCAGTATTCGATAAAATTGCTAAATCTATTTATCCAAGAATAGGAAGAAGAATATTTTTAAAAAAGAAAAATAATCAGAAAGATTTACTAAATAAAATTATGGAATCAAAATATTTTTTTATCGATAAATGGATAATGCCTAATGTTGTATCTGTTCCTGGAAAA is from Blattabacterium cuenoti and encodes:
- the rsmH gene encoding 16S rRNA (cytosine(1402)-N(4))-methyltransferase RsmH; the encoded protein is MNFQYHHKPVLIKESIENLITDQNGIYVDATFGGGGHSYELLKKLNKKATLIALDQDKESIKKNWIKDKRFHLFHNNFIHIRDILNQNCIDKVSGILVDLGISSYQIDNPIRGFSNRFNCILDMRMNQESFYSAQNVLNESSKEKLFHIFSEYGEFKNAKKIVNKILKKRLIKNITTTLDLTHIFFIKGSFKKRKRFFSRLFQSIRIEVNNEINILKNFLLESSKIIFPKGRIAVISYHSIEDRIIKYFLKKGIIINKINLNPLPFRMIHKKVIKPSYQEIIKNPRSRSARLRIAEKI
- the tgt gene encoding tRNA guanosine(34) transglycosylase Tgt; this translates as MKFNLIKTDISSKARIGILETDHGKIETPIFMPVASKGYVKSVPTHELYKVCKIILGNTYHLHLQPGIEVLHKAGGIHSFLNWNKSILTDSGGFQIFSMKKLNKITEDGVLFKSIINGSFHFFSPEKSMRIQRFIGGDIIMAFDDCPPFPCSHEEAKKSVNKTHRWLKKCYYYLKKNPEIYDYKQGFFPIIQGSIYRDLRKYSAEEISLLEPEGYGIGGLSLGEEKEQTHNMTDLLTDILPKEKPRYLMGVGNPVDILEGIALGVDMFDCVLPTRNGRHGMLFTWKGIMNIKNKKWEKDYSCLDEFGNSYVDQLYSKSYLRHLFLSRDNLAKEIASIHNLSFYFHLIQKAKIYIMNNEFLSWKKSIIPFLQKRL
- a CDS encoding penicillin-binding protein, which produces MRQKRYILLYKSYLIGFLFIFIAALIIFNLFYIQNYSEGYKKYVIEKTIRTNLIKAKRGNIYAADSSILAMSVIRYDIHIDFRSISEKLFQENVYSLCNSLENLFKKPKLFFYKKFQSEKKKRNRYFLLAKNLDYPHFKILRNFPIFNKGQIRGGFIVEKKICRIHTLENIGKRTLGYDDHRGKAGLEGAFSKYLKGKDGKRLEQRISSNIWKPLKSENDVNPEDGRDVYSTIDIYLQDIAYHALLQELSVSQAHHGCVILMDVKTGEIPAMINLEKTKKNTYEDLRNFAVWEGTEPGSTFKTMSILAALEDKKIDVNMIVNTKGGVMILRGKKIRDSHYNGYVEMNPKQILERSSNVGIAKIIYENYKENPEKFIKHLQKWKLDRKIGIDIPGESMPFIPKPGGKNWSSITLPWMTFGYNIKLTPLQILTFYNAIANQGKMVKPLFIREIKYHGKSIKKYTKPIIMNPSIAKKYSLIQVQNMLEGVVKNGTAKKYYNPEYPYAGKTGTTQLNYWIKGKPLSYNSSFVGYFPAKNPKYSCIVVISKPEKGYYGIEVAVPVFDKIAKSIYPRIGRRIFLKKKNNQKDLLNKIMESKYFFIDKWIMPNVVSVPGKEIIPLLENRGFHIQYEGIGKVIYQSVQPGKKLKKNQIIFLKLEE
- a CDS encoding FtsL-like putative cell division protein → MKKNIQYILKGKFLVKEDAYRSWNFIVFITILSLISITSSHMMDRKIRKITKISEEIKELKSEYADIHSKCMKMQLASFIRKKLVNGLKYLESPPYELVIENHTQENK